A window of the Synechococcus sp. JA-3-3Ab genome harbors these coding sequences:
- a CDS encoding IS607 family transposase, translating into MARYVKPREAADYFGVCLHTLRRWEQKGWIHAVRTPSGRARRYDLDSYIRTPKKAKRVVLYARVSSRGQKPDLERQIARLVNLYPGAEVVGEIGGGLDFKRPKFLALLERVRAGDVGTIVVAHRDRLCRFGFEFVEWYCCQYGCEILVLDDDHLSPQQELVEDILTILHCFSSRLYGLRKYRAAIEKDTDLSGASAG; encoded by the coding sequence ATGGCTAGGTATGTAAAACCGAGAGAAGCGGCGGATTATTTTGGGGTGTGTCTCCACACCTTGAGGCGATGGGAACAGAAGGGCTGGATCCATGCAGTACGTACACCATCCGGTAGGGCGAGAAGGTATGACCTCGACAGCTACATCAGAACGCCAAAGAAAGCCAAACGAGTCGTTTTGTACGCCCGAGTCAGCAGTCGAGGGCAGAAACCAGACTTGGAGAGACAGATTGCAAGACTGGTTAACCTATATCCTGGAGCCGAGGTGGTCGGAGAGATTGGCGGCGGTCTCGACTTCAAAAGACCAAAGTTCCTTGCCTTATTGGAACGAGTCCGTGCAGGAGATGTCGGAACAATTGTGGTCGCTCACCGGGATCGACTCTGCCGGTTTGGATTTGAGTTCGTTGAGTGGTACTGCTGTCAATACGGGTGCGAAATCTTGGTTCTCGATGACGATCACCTTTCTCCCCAACAGGAACTGGTTGAGGATATCCTCACCATCCTGCACTGCTTCAGCAGTCGGCTCTACGGACTCAGAAAATACCGGGCTGCAATCGAGAAAGATACGGATTTATCCGGAGCCAGCGCTGGCTAA
- the mutY gene encoding A/G-specific adenine glycosylase produces MQRLRQSLQRWYCQQGRDLPWRRTRDPYAIWVAEVMLQQTQVATVIPYFQRWMEALPGIPELATAPQQQVLKLWEGLGYYRRALNLHRAAQILMQEHGGQFPRNLEQVLALPGIGRTTAGGILSAAFDLPLPILEGNVKRVLARLVALPQPPARCLPLLWRLSQQLLDPEQPRTFNQALMDLGATICRPRQPRCGQCPWQADCAAYNRGQQQHLPMSEHRPSRPHKQIAVAIVLRGKEILIDRRLESSMLSGLWEFPGGKIEPGETPAECVVREVKEEIGIDIEVVAPLATIEHAYTHFTITLIAFICRYLRGEAQALQCSEVRWVEPAELSQFPFPAANQKLFPYLYAWLEARGHLL; encoded by the coding sequence CTGCAACAGACCCAGGTGGCAACCGTGATCCCCTACTTTCAGCGCTGGATGGAGGCTCTGCCCGGGATCCCAGAGTTGGCGACGGCTCCGCAGCAACAAGTGCTGAAACTGTGGGAAGGGCTGGGCTACTACCGGCGGGCGCTGAATCTGCACAGAGCTGCTCAAATCCTGATGCAGGAACACGGGGGCCAGTTTCCCAGGAATCTGGAGCAGGTGCTGGCGCTGCCGGGGATCGGGCGCACCACCGCTGGCGGCATTCTCAGCGCCGCCTTTGACCTGCCCCTGCCGATTTTGGAGGGCAACGTCAAGCGGGTGTTGGCCCGCCTGGTGGCTTTGCCCCAGCCGCCGGCCCGTTGTCTGCCCCTGTTGTGGCGGCTTTCGCAGCAGTTGCTGGATCCCGAGCAGCCGCGCACCTTTAACCAGGCCCTGATGGACTTGGGCGCGACCATCTGCCGGCCCCGGCAGCCTCGCTGTGGCCAATGTCCTTGGCAGGCCGATTGCGCTGCCTACAATCGAGGTCAACAGCAACACCTGCCTATGTCTGAGCACCGTCCCTCGCGCCCTCACAAACAGATCGCGGTGGCCATCGTTTTGCGAGGGAAAGAGATCCTCATCGATCGGCGGCTGGAAAGCTCCATGCTCAGCGGCCTGTGGGAGTTCCCCGGCGGCAAAATCGAGCCGGGAGAAACCCCTGCGGAGTGTGTGGTGCGGGAGGTGAAAGAAGAAATCGGCATCGACATTGAGGTGGTGGCTCCGCTGGCCACCATCGAACATGCCTACACCCATTTCACCATCACCCTTATTGCTTTTATCTGCCGCTATTTGCGCGGAGAAGCTCAAGCCCTGCAATGCAGCGAAGTGCGCTGGGTCGAGCCGGCGGAGCTGTCGCAATTTCCCTTTCCGGCAGCCAACCAAAAGCTATTTCCCTACCTGTACGCTTGGCTGGAAGCGCGAGGGCATCTCTTATAA